Genomic segment of Myxococcus stipitatus:
CTTCTCGATTTCGGTGGCCTTCGGTAGCTCCACGGACTTGCCGCGCTGGAGCATGGGGGTGACGACCATGAAGATGATGAGGAGCACCAGCACCACGTCCACCAGCGGCGTGACGTTGATCTCGCTCTTGATGCCCCCCTTGGGGCCAGCTGACATTCCCATGCGTTTATCCTGCTTCCTGGTGGTGGAAGCCCGCCGCCCGGAGTGGCTCCGCCGACCCCTGGACTTCAGGGGCCGCGTTCAAGCCGGGAGGCGGGCCTCGGGTCGTCCCCGGGCTCGCCGGTGACTGCTCAGGCCGCGTGCGAGGAGCTCGCGCCGCCGCCCATGTGGCGGGCCACCACGTCGAGGAACTCGTTGGAGGACTCGCTGATGTCCACCGAGCGAGCATCCACCCAGCCCTGCAGGAAGTTGTACGCCATCACGGCGGGGATGGCCACGAGCAGACCGAAGGCGGTGGTGATGAGCGCCTCGGCGATACCCGCGGAGATGGTGCCCAGACCGCCGGAGCCGGCCGCCGCCATGAGCTGGAACGCGTTGACGATACCCATCGTCGTGCCGAGCAGACCGACGAACGGCGCCGTCGAGCCGACCGTGGCCAGCAGGCCCAGGCCGCGCTTCATGCTCTGCACTTCGCGCTGCGCCTGACGCTCCAGGGCGCGAGCCACCGACTCCACCGCGACGTCCTTGTTGTTGGGGCTGATGCGGTACGCGGTGAGGCCGGAGTTGATCACACGGCCCAGGTGACCCACGTCCTTGCCCAGGTTCGTGTTGGCCGCGGTGGTCAGGTCGCCCTTCGCCAGGATGGCGCCCATCTTGGCCGCGAAGTTGCGGCTGTCGGACCGGGTCTTCCGGAAGACGATCATCCGCTCCGCCATCACGACCAGGGACGCCACCGACATGATGGCCAGGGTGAAGATGATCATACGGGCGAACGTGCCCGTGTGGTGCCAGATATCGATGAGAGTGAATTGCATGGCTTGGTTTAGCGCTCCTCCTCACGAGCGCGATGTGGTCGGCGGTGCTTCTCTACAACGCGCCCGGATCAGCGCGGCAGCTTCAGGTTCAGGGTGAAGGTGTAATCCACCTGGACTGGACGTCCCTGGAACGTCACGGGCTTGTAGCGTGACGAAGTCAGTGCGTCCATGACGGCCTGCTCCATGTGGGGAAGGGGCTTGATGACTCGGCAGCGCTCCACTCGACCTTCCACGGTGATGACGCACTTGACGATCATCGTTCCCTGCACGCGCGACTCGAGCGCCTCACGCGTGTACTCGGGCGAAGGGCCCGAGACCTTCTCGGGACGGGTCATGCCCGCGCCGAACGGCAGCACTTCGGTTCCGGTGCCGCCCAACTGGCCGCCGACCACGCCGCCAATCACGCCACCGACGACGCCACCCACGACACCACCGGCGACGCCACCTTCAACACCACCCTCGACGGCCTCTTCGGTCGGCTCCTCGGCCGCCTCTTCAGGCTGCTCGGTCGGCTCGACCTCCTTGGGGACCTCCTTAGGGATCTCCTTGGGCTGGACGATGGCGTCCGGCTTCTTGGGCTTCTTCGGCGTCGTCTTCGGCTTGGAGGTCGCCGCGGGGGGAGGGGGCGGCGGAGGGGGAGGAGGCGGAGGGGCCATGGTGGCCTTCAGCGTCACCTCGATCTCCTTCTCCTCCTCGACCGGTGGCCTCGTGGACAGGACGTAGGCCACGACGAACAGTGCGACGTGCAGGATCACCGAGATGGTGGTTCCCACTCCGAAACGCGCTTTCGGCGTCTGACCGCGGTCAAGGACTGAATCAAACATGTACTGTACTCCTCTTCACCAGTGGACACCCACCACGCCCCGCCCCGATGAAAGGGCGCGCTACCATACAGAAACGGGTTCCGGGTTCAAGCGAGCGCGGTCAAGGAGAACTGACCTGATCGCGCAGTTGCCCCACTGGTAACCAAAAAGCAACGGTCTATTGACAACTGCTTGACCTCGGATATTTTCCCCAGTCATTTTCGGTTGCAGCCCACCTTGGAGGGGTCTGGTATGCACTTGAACCGAGTGCTCCGGGAAACCGGAGTTGTCCTGGCCGCAGGTCTGCTTTATGGATCGGCGGCTTTCGCGCAGTCGAGCACGATGATCGGAACGGTCATCGACTCACAGAGCCGGCAGCCTGTCGCTGACGTGGTAGTGACCGCAACCTCGCCCAACCTTCAGGGTGAGCAGATGGTGGTTACTGACGCTCAGGGCAACTACCGTATTCCCCAGCTTCCGCCGGGAACGTACACCCTGCGGTTCGAGAAGGAGCAGTACAAGCCGTACGCGCGTTCTGACGTCCAGCTGCGCCTGAACCGCACCATCCGCGTCAACGTCGAACTGCTCCCCGAGTCCCTCGGTGAGGTGGTTGAGATCGTCGGCGCCCCGCCGACCATCGACGTGGGCTCCACGACCACGGGCGTCAACGTGGATCAGGAGTTCATCAAGCGCATCGCGGTCGCCCGTCCGGGCGGCAAGGGCGGCGCGGCTCGCTCGTTCGAGTCCCTGGCCGAGCTGGCGCCTGGCGCCCAGAACGACCAGTACGGTGTCTCCATCAACGGTGCGACCTCGCCTGAGAACGGCTACGTGGTGGACGGCCTGTCCACGAACGACCCGGCCTACGGCGTGAACGCCAGCCCGATGAGCATCGAGTTCGTGCAGGACGTGAACATCATCACCGGCGGTTACATGCCGGAGTTCGGTCGCTCCACGGGCGGTGTCATCAACGCGGTGACCCGGTCCGGCTCCAACGAGTTCCACGGAACGGTCTTCGCGAACTGGACCCCGGGATCGCTGGAAGGCAACCGCAAGATCGTCCGGTCGGAAGGCACGGTCATCAGCGGCCTGAACGAGCTGAAGAACCTGGGTGACTTCGGTGCCACCCTCGGCGGTCCGATCATCAAGGACAAGCTGTGGTTCTTCGCCGGCTTCACGCCGTCGTTCACGCGCTACCAGCACACCCGTACGCTCAACGCGCTCCGTCTGGACCCGACCACGGGTGAGACGCAGACCGACTCGAGCGGCTTCTCCATCGTCGACCCGATCCGCGGCTCGGACCGTCAGTACTACGCCGACAACCGGACGATTCAGTACATGGGCAAGCTGACGTACCTCATCAACCAGGACCACAACGTCTCGCTCGCCCTCAACGGCACGCCGACGACGACCGGTGGCCTGGGCAAGCTGTCCATCAACCCGCAGTCGGGTGCCCTGCCGGGTGCGATCACGACCCGTCCGGGTGACTTCGGCCAGCTCGAGACCAACGCTAACGCCACCGCGCTCGCCCTGAAGTACGCCGGCGCGTTCATGGAGAAGAAGGTCCTGGTCGACGCGACGTTCGGCTGGTTCCACCAGACGGCGTCCACGCTGCCCGCCGACGGCAGCAAGCTGGGCAGCAGCCAGGGTCTCGCGGGCTACTCGCGCATGCAGTACACCACGCCTCGCCGACTGACCGTCTTCGAGGGCCTGCCCGCCGGGCAGGAGGGTGCTTGCGACCCGGTCGTCGTGAACGCCGGTACGCCGGATGAGGAGATCCACGAGCGTTGCCCTGTGACGGGCTACTTCGTCGGTGGTCCGGGCTACATGAGCGACTCCACGCTGGATCGCTACCAGATCAACGCGAAGGCCACCTACCTGCTGAACGCCCTCGGCACCCACGTGCTGAAGGCTGGCGCGGACGCGGAGTTCCTGTCCTACGACCAGCTCAAGGCCTACGGCGGCGGCGTGTACTTCGCCGAAGGTGCGAACTACGGCGCGGCGAACGGCTTCGGTCCGACGTACAACAACGGCCAGCCGTACAGCGGCAACACGGTTCGCGACTTCCGTCGCTACGGCTACCAGGCGTCTCCTGACAGCCCGATCACCCAGCTGACCCAGCAGTCCAAGACCACCAGCACCACGGTGGGTGGCTTCCTGCAGGACTCCTGGTCGATCGCCAACCGCGTCACCCTGAACCTGGGTGTTCGCTACGACGTGCAGGCGATGTACGGCGGTGACGGCGAGCTGGCGCTCATCATGGGCAACCAGTGGTCGCCGCGCCTCGGCGCCATCGTCGACCCGTTCGCCAACGGCCGCACCAAGTTCTTCGTGAACTACGCTCGGTACTACGAGCAGGTTCCGCTGAACATGATGGACCGCGCGTTCCCGGGCGAGCGCCGCTACGAGGCGCGTCGCGCCTTCGCGGAGCCGGGTGAGTCTGGTGGCTGCGATCCGTCCCGCCGCGAGAGCCAGGAGACGGACTGCCGCAACCCGAACTACGTCGTCAACCTCCCCGAGGGCAACCGCAACCCGAACCGCCTCTACACGGGTGGCAAGGTCGAGAACGAGCCCATCGACCCGGACATCAAGCCGCAGTCGTCCGAGGAAGTGGTGGTCGGTGCTGAGTACGAGCTCATCGCGAACACCCGCGTGGGCGCCAGCTACACCCACCGCAACATGAACATGGTCATCGAGGACATGAGCCGCGATGACGGCAACTCGTACTTCCTCGGCAACCCGGGCAGCGGCTTCGCCAAGGAGTTCCCGAAGCCGGAGCGTAACTACGACAACGTCACGGTCTACCTGAACCGTACGTTCTCGGACGGCTGGCTGGCCCAGGCGAACTACACCTGGTCCCGTCTGTACGGTAACTACCCCGGTCTGTTCCGCCCGGAGACGGCTCAGCTCGACCCGAACATCCTCTCGGACTTCGACCTGGTCTCCCTGCTGACCAACCGCACGGGTCTGCTGCCCTTCGACCGTACGCACCAGATCAAGGTGTTCGGCGCGAAGGAGTTCAACTTCACCAACGCGCTGTCCGCCAGCGTCGGTGTCTCCTACCGCGGCAACTCGGGTACGCCGATCAACTACTTCGGTGCGCACTCCCTCTACGGTGAGGACGAGTCCTTCGTCCTTCCCCGTGGCGCGGGTGGCCGGACCCCCTGGGTCAACACGATCGACTCCAACATTGGCGTCAACTACCGTGTCAGCAAGGACAGCATGCTGTCCGTGACCCTGGACGTCTTCAACCTCTTCAACTTCCAGGGCGTGACCAACGTGGACCAGACGTACACCCGTCTGCCCGTGGCCCCGATTGCGAACGGCACGCCGAGCGACCTGCCCGGCAACGTGACCTGGCAGCCGGGTGAGGAGCGTGACGAGGCGTTTGGCTCGGTCGATGGCGACATCAACCCGAACTTCAAGAACCCGACCTCCTACCAGGCGCCGCGTCAGATGCGTATCGGCGTCCGGTACACGTTCTAGTCACTGGCCCTTTTGGAACGGGAAATACAAGTCACATGACCAAGAACATTCTGAAGGCCACGATGGTTCTCGTCGGCGCGACGACCGCGCTGGCGGGCTGCAACTTCGACCAGCCCGAGGCCCCCTGCTTCGTGCAGGACCACATCAGCTGGGTCGCGCGGTACGACCCGGTTGACACGCCCAAGCAGGCGGATGGCTCCGCCTGCACCAACGTCGAGGGACAGAAGGCACCGGCCGCTGAGGCTGTCGGCGTCTTCAAGTTCACCGACCCGGACGACCTGACCAAGTCGCTGCTCACCATCCGCCCTGCCGGGTTGGCGAGCCGTGGTGCGCTGGACCCGAACAGCCCCCCGACGCAGCAGACGGCGCTGGGGGCCTTCGCCTCCGAGCCGACGAACGACTTCTGCGCGGCGCCGTCCCTGTCGCTCGCCTCGGTCAACGCCCAGGCGACGAGTTCGGCTGCGGCGACGTCGATCTCCTACCAGTACAAGAACATGGAGGTCTACGCGGCCGCGGCGGTTCCCGGGACGCAGATGCGTGGCGAGCTGGTCTACACCCGCGACGGTTGCATCTCGACCTACGCGGTTCGCGCCCTGTGGCCGGCCGTGCCCTGCGACCCCAGCGACGCGACGGCTTGCGGTCCTGGTACGGCGAACCTGAACCCGGACTTCGCGGCTGAGTGCGTCCGGACGAGCCCGACGGCGGGCATCTGCGCCCCGTCGAAGCCCATCCCGTCGCTCCGCTAGTCGTCCTTCGCTGAACAGCGCCACCCCCCTCGGGTGGCGCCTCGCGGCCCCGGCAGCCCTCCTCAGGGAGTGGACTGACGGGGCCGCGGTGTTTTAAGGGCTGTACCTGTCTGGAGGCACATGGAGGGCCGTTACTCACTCATCCACCACGTCCGCTCGCTGCTGGAGGACGAACAGGGCACTCTCTACAAAGAGGCGCCCTACCGCGTGGCCCTGTGCTACCCGAGCCCCTACCATGTGGGGATGAGCTCGCTGGGCTTCCAGGCCATCTACCGCGAGATTCATGAGCACCCTGGTGCGACAGCGGAGCGCGTCTTCCTCCCGGACGACGTGGAGGCGTTCAAGCGCACGCGGGCGCCCCTGTTCTCCTGGGAGTCGCAGGCGCCCGTCTCCAGCTTCGCCATGCTGGCGTTCTCCGTGGCGTACGAGCTGGAGCTGACGGGCTTCTTCTCGATGCTGGAGCTGGCGGGAATCCCCCTGCTGGCGGAGGAGCGCAAGGACGGACGGCATCCCTTGGTGGTGGCGGGCGGTCCGCTGACGTTCTCCAATCCGGATCCGCTGGAGCCCTTCGTGGATGTGCTCGTCCAGGGGGAGTCCGAGGACCTGATCCACGTCCTGGTGGAGGCCGCGGCCTCCATGGACCGTGAGGCGCTGCTGGATCATCTGGCGCGCACCCCTGGCTTCCGTGTCCCAGGGCGGGGCGGACAGCGCTACCACGTCGCGCGGGCGATGGACTCGCGGCTGCCCGCCCGCTCTCAAATCGTCACCTCGCACACCGAGCTCCGGTCGATGTTCCTCATCGAGCCGGAGCGGGGCTGCTCCCGAGGCTGCCACTACTGCGTCATGCGGCGCACCACCAACGGCGGGATGCGCACGGTGCCTCCGGAGCGGGTGCTGTCACTCATTCCAGAGCACGCCCGGAGGGTGGGCCTGGTGGGT
This window contains:
- a CDS encoding TonB-dependent receptor → MHLNRVLRETGVVLAAGLLYGSAAFAQSSTMIGTVIDSQSRQPVADVVVTATSPNLQGEQMVVTDAQGNYRIPQLPPGTYTLRFEKEQYKPYARSDVQLRLNRTIRVNVELLPESLGEVVEIVGAPPTIDVGSTTTGVNVDQEFIKRIAVARPGGKGGAARSFESLAELAPGAQNDQYGVSINGATSPENGYVVDGLSTNDPAYGVNASPMSIEFVQDVNIITGGYMPEFGRSTGGVINAVTRSGSNEFHGTVFANWTPGSLEGNRKIVRSEGTVISGLNELKNLGDFGATLGGPIIKDKLWFFAGFTPSFTRYQHTRTLNALRLDPTTGETQTDSSGFSIVDPIRGSDRQYYADNRTIQYMGKLTYLINQDHNVSLALNGTPTTTGGLGKLSINPQSGALPGAITTRPGDFGQLETNANATALALKYAGAFMEKKVLVDATFGWFHQTASTLPADGSKLGSSQGLAGYSRMQYTTPRRLTVFEGLPAGQEGACDPVVVNAGTPDEEIHERCPVTGYFVGGPGYMSDSTLDRYQINAKATYLLNALGTHVLKAGADAEFLSYDQLKAYGGGVYFAEGANYGAANGFGPTYNNGQPYSGNTVRDFRRYGYQASPDSPITQLTQQSKTTSTTVGGFLQDSWSIANRVTLNLGVRYDVQAMYGGDGELALIMGNQWSPRLGAIVDPFANGRTKFFVNYARYYEQVPLNMMDRAFPGERRYEARRAFAEPGESGGCDPSRRESQETDCRNPNYVVNLPEGNRNPNRLYTGGKVENEPIDPDIKPQSSEEVVVGAEYELIANTRVGASYTHRNMNMVIEDMSRDDGNSYFLGNPGSGFAKEFPKPERNYDNVTVYLNRTFSDGWLAQANYTWSRLYGNYPGLFRPETAQLDPNILSDFDLVSLLTNRTGLLPFDRTHQIKVFGAKEFNFTNALSASVGVSYRGNSGTPINYFGAHSLYGEDESFVLPRGAGGRTPWVNTIDSNIGVNYRVSKDSMLSVTLDVFNLFNFQGVTNVDQTYTRLPVAPIANGTPSDLPGNVTWQPGEERDEAFGSVDGDINPNFKNPTSYQAPRQMRIGVRYTF
- a CDS encoding energy transducer TonB, whose protein sequence is MFDSVLDRGQTPKARFGVGTTISVILHVALFVVAYVLSTRPPVEEEKEIEVTLKATMAPPPPPPPPPPPPAATSKPKTTPKKPKKPDAIVQPKEIPKEVPKEVEPTEQPEEAAEEPTEEAVEGGVEGGVAGGVVGGVVGGVIGGVVGGQLGGTGTEVLPFGAGMTRPEKVSGPSPEYTREALESRVQGTMIVKCVITVEGRVERCRVIKPLPHMEQAVMDALTSSRYKPVTFQGRPVQVDYTFTLNLKLPR
- a CDS encoding radical SAM protein, encoding MEGRYSLIHHVRSLLEDEQGTLYKEAPYRVALCYPSPYHVGMSSLGFQAIYREIHEHPGATAERVFLPDDVEAFKRTRAPLFSWESQAPVSSFAMLAFSVAYELELTGFFSMLELAGIPLLAEERKDGRHPLVVAGGPLTFSNPDPLEPFVDVLVQGESEDLIHVLVEAAASMDREALLDHLARTPGFRVPGRGGQRYHVARAMDSRLPARSQIVTSHTELRSMFLIEPERGCSRGCHYCVMRRTTNGGMRTVPPERVLSLIPEHARRVGLVGAAVTDHPRIVELLRTIVDSGREVGVSSLRADRLTQELVNQLRRGGATNLTVAADGASQRMRDMVDRKHSEEQIVRAAEFARTAGMKQLKVYNVVGLPFEGEADIDELIRFTTELSRILPVALGVAPFVAKRNTPLDGAPFAGIREVEARLERLRKGLRGRAEVRPTSARWAWVEYMLAQCGPEGGLAAMDAWRAGGSFSAWKKAFEGRGCEPYMARRVEDGRRNPTLWPTVPKVAPSASAA
- a CDS encoding MotA/TolQ/ExbB proton channel family protein, which gives rise to MQFTLIDIWHHTGTFARMIIFTLAIMSVASLVVMAERMIVFRKTRSDSRNFAAKMGAILAKGDLTTAANTNLGKDVGHLGRVINSGLTAYRISPNNKDVAVESVARALERQAQREVQSMKRGLGLLATVGSTAPFVGLLGTTMGIVNAFQLMAAAGSGGLGTISAGIAEALITTAFGLLVAIPAVMAYNFLQGWVDARSVDISESSNEFLDVVARHMGGGASSSHAA